From one Neorhizobium galegae genomic stretch:
- the uxuA gene encoding mannonate dehydratase, whose product MRHTWRWFGPIDKVSVRDAAQAGAEGIVSALHHIATGEVWPVDEIARRHDEIRAGGLVWDVVESVPVSEDIKTQTGDWKRHIANWQETLRRLSASGIRTVCYNFMPILDWTRTDLRWDTRHGAKAMRFDLTDFAAFDIHILKRPDASGDYPEWLQEDAAKRFSKMADAKIAALGKNIGAGLPGSADGYTLDQLLEKLRSYQGIDRARLQQNLIDFLTEVTPVAEEAGINICAHGDDPPWPLLGLPRILSTQADYAHMLDQVGARANGVTLCTGSLGARADNDLPFIASRFADRIHFVHLRNVTRDTDTVPCSFFEDEHLEGATDMVAVIAALLSEEARRRGEGREDHRIPMRPDHGQEILDDLTRGAQPGYPAIGRLKGLAELRGIERTLTHPRYGLGA is encoded by the coding sequence ATGAGACATACGTGGCGCTGGTTCGGCCCGATCGACAAAGTGAGCGTAAGAGATGCCGCGCAGGCCGGCGCGGAAGGCATCGTTTCGGCGCTCCACCACATTGCGACCGGCGAGGTCTGGCCGGTCGACGAGATCGCCAGGCGGCACGACGAGATCAGGGCCGGCGGCCTGGTGTGGGATGTCGTGGAGAGTGTTCCGGTCTCTGAAGACATCAAGACGCAGACCGGCGACTGGAAGCGCCATATTGCCAACTGGCAGGAAACGCTGCGGCGTCTCTCGGCCTCCGGCATCCGCACGGTCTGTTACAACTTCATGCCGATCCTCGATTGGACACGCACGGACCTGCGCTGGGACACCCGCCATGGCGCCAAGGCCATGCGGTTCGACCTGACCGATTTTGCCGCCTTCGATATCCATATCCTCAAACGTCCCGACGCTTCCGGTGATTATCCGGAATGGCTGCAGGAGGACGCGGCGAAGCGGTTTTCCAAAATGGCGGATGCGAAGATCGCAGCCCTGGGCAAGAACATCGGGGCGGGGCTGCCGGGCTCGGCGGATGGCTATACGCTCGATCAGCTGCTGGAAAAGCTTCGGTCCTACCAGGGTATAGACCGGGCACGGCTGCAGCAGAACCTCATCGACTTTTTGACGGAAGTCACGCCCGTGGCGGAAGAGGCCGGCATCAACATCTGCGCCCATGGCGACGATCCGCCCTGGCCGCTGCTCGGCCTTCCGCGCATCCTGTCGACCCAAGCCGATTACGCACATATGCTGGATCAGGTCGGCGCGCGTGCCAATGGCGTGACGCTCTGCACCGGCTCGCTCGGCGCAAGGGCCGATAACGATCTGCCCTTTATCGCCTCGCGCTTTGCCGACCGCATCCATTTCGTGCATCTGCGGAATGTGACGCGGGACACCGACACGGTCCCCTGCTCATTCTTCGAGGACGAGCACCTGGAAGGCGCAACGGACATGGTTGCCGTGATCGCCGCGCTGCTTTCGGAGGAGGCCCGTCGGCGCGGGGAAGGCCGCGAGGATCACCGCATCCCCATGCGACCGGATCACGGGCAGGAAATCCTCGACGACCTGACCCGCGGTGCGCAGCCGGGCTATCCCGCCATCGGGCGGCTCAAGGGGCTGGCGGAGCTCCGTGGTATCGAGCGAACTCTCACGCATCCCCGCTATGGCCTGGGGGCATGA
- a CDS encoding Ldh family oxidoreductase, with protein sequence MSQTSATEDAVRAEIGDVERFCRAVFLAAGTDEATADAATRAMMHGSRLGVDSHGVRLLDHYITAMTGGRVNKRPNITVTQSVPAVALLDADHGHGALAAYRAMDNAIELADTCGIGAVSIRNSSHFGPAGAYALDAAQRGYIGAAFCNSDSFVRLHDGAMRFHGTNPIAFAVPVAGQRPWLLDMATSAIPYNRVKLYRSLGRELPAGVASDVEGRDIRDPSLAEMLAPVGGEFGFKGAGLAGLVEILSAVLSGMRLSFDLLPMNGPDFSTPRALGAFVLAMKPGAFVPEEVFTAGMQRYVEVLRSSPPREGMRVMAPGDREWMVAEEREQRGVPLDPATREAFVKLGEHFGLETPALLRF encoded by the coding sequence TTGAGCCAGACTTCAGCTACCGAGGATGCGGTCCGTGCGGAAATCGGCGATGTCGAGCGGTTCTGCCGCGCCGTTTTTCTCGCCGCCGGGACGGATGAGGCGACCGCGGATGCCGCGACCCGGGCGATGATGCATGGCTCGCGGCTCGGCGTGGACAGCCACGGGGTGCGCCTGCTTGACCATTATATCACCGCAATGACCGGCGGCCGGGTGAACAAGCGCCCGAACATCACGGTGACGCAGTCCGTGCCCGCGGTGGCCTTGCTCGACGCCGATCACGGCCATGGGGCGCTTGCCGCCTATCGCGCCATGGACAACGCGATCGAGCTTGCCGACACATGCGGCATCGGTGCCGTCTCGATCCGCAACAGCTCGCATTTTGGCCCGGCAGGCGCCTATGCGCTGGATGCGGCGCAGAGAGGGTATATCGGCGCCGCTTTCTGCAATTCGGACAGTTTCGTCCGTCTGCACGACGGAGCGATGCGGTTCCACGGCACCAATCCGATCGCGTTTGCCGTGCCTGTCGCCGGTCAAAGGCCCTGGCTGCTCGACATGGCGACGAGCGCCATTCCCTATAACCGCGTGAAGCTCTACCGCAGCCTCGGCCGAGAGCTTCCGGCGGGCGTCGCCTCGGATGTCGAGGGCCGCGACATCCGAGATCCGTCGCTGGCCGAGATGCTGGCGCCGGTCGGCGGCGAGTTCGGGTTCAAGGGCGCGGGGCTGGCGGGCCTGGTGGAAATCCTGAGTGCGGTTCTGTCGGGCATGCGGCTGAGCTTCGACCTCCTGCCGATGAACGGCCCGGATTTTTCCACGCCCCGCGCCCTTGGCGCTTTCGTATTGGCCATGAAGCCCGGCGCTTTCGTGCCCGAAGAGGTCTTCACCGCCGGCATGCAGCGTTATGTCGAGGTGTTGCGCTCTTCGCCGCCGCGCGAGGGCATGCGGGTGATGGCGCCGGGCGACCGCGAATGGATGGTCGCCGAAGAGCGTGAACAGCGTGGCGTTCCACTGGATCCGGCAACGCGCGAGGCGTTCGTGAAGCTTGGCGAACACTTCGGGTTGGAGACCCCCGCGCTTCTGCGGTTCTGA
- a CDS encoding FadR/GntR family transcriptional regulator, which yields MDEIIQQTRAVKDLSSHVLARLEAMLEAPAWQGGGRLPPEAELARQFGVSRPVLRKALVKMRDAGRIISRRGSANFVQPRADVVPSAADIQGLSIQTVFDMKRCMRFRQVVECAAAEDAARLCDPEGIRGIEEAHRRMLTLPPGEGVFEADFAFHMAVAQATRNPYFPFALGTMRNQIKLMMEFTRKLQERPPDQVAPRVVEEHQRVLDAIKAGDPVQAHEVMSFHMKQSVIRLLVEDGA from the coding sequence ATGGATGAGATAATTCAGCAAACCCGCGCCGTTAAGGACCTGTCGTCGCATGTGCTCGCCCGGCTGGAAGCAATGCTGGAGGCGCCGGCCTGGCAGGGGGGCGGACGCTTGCCTCCGGAGGCGGAGCTTGCCCGGCAATTCGGCGTATCGCGTCCGGTGCTGCGAAAGGCGCTGGTGAAGATGCGCGACGCCGGCCGGATCATTTCCCGGCGAGGCTCGGCCAATTTCGTGCAACCTCGGGCGGATGTCGTGCCGTCGGCCGCCGACATTCAGGGGCTGTCGATCCAGACGGTGTTCGACATGAAGCGCTGCATGCGGTTTCGCCAGGTGGTGGAATGTGCGGCAGCGGAGGACGCGGCGCGGCTTTGCGATCCCGAAGGGATTCGCGGTATCGAGGAAGCGCATCGGCGGATGCTGACCCTGCCGCCCGGCGAGGGCGTCTTTGAAGCAGACTTCGCCTTTCACATGGCCGTGGCGCAAGCCACTCGCAACCCGTATTTCCCCTTTGCGCTCGGTACGATGCGCAACCAGATCAAGCTGATGATGGAGTTCACCCGCAAGCTGCAAGAACGGCCGCCCGACCAGGTGGCGCCGCGTGTCGTCGAAGAGCATCAACGCGTCCTTGACGCCATCAAGGCCGGCGACCCGGTGCAGGCACACGAAGTCATGAGTTTCCACATGAAGCAGAGCGTCATTCGACTTCTGGTCGAAGACGGCGCGTGA
- the gudD gene encoding glucarate dehydratase — MLIEPNSSTHAANSHLARHTPRIVSVRAIPVAGRDSMLLNLSGAHAPFFTRNLAIVEDDSGHVGIGEVPGGETIRRTIEEAGPLLISQTIGGYNGLLDQVRKTFGDRDSGGRGLQTFDLRTTIHVVTALESALLDLLGQHLGVPVAALLGNGQQRDRVEMLGYLFYVGDRQKTDLLYRDGKGETDAWLRLRDEEAITPEAIVRLAEATQERYGFRDFKLKGGVLRGDEEIEAVTAIARRFPEARVTLDPNGAWSLEEAVRLCKGRGDVLAYAEDPCGAEQGYSGREIMAEFRRATGLPTATNMVATDWRQLSHAIQLQSVDIPLADPHFWTMQGSVRVAQVCQTFGMTWGSHSNNHFDVSLAMFTHVARQRAGRVTALDTHWIWQDGQRLTREPLKIEDGHIAVPDRPGLGVELDMERVEEAHQLYLKHGLGARDDATAMQYLIKDWRFDNKRPCLVR; from the coding sequence ATGCTCATCGAGCCGAATTCGTCGACACACGCCGCAAACAGCCATCTCGCCCGGCATACGCCGCGCATCGTTTCCGTGCGGGCGATCCCGGTTGCGGGACGCGACAGTATGTTGCTCAACCTCAGCGGCGCGCACGCTCCCTTCTTCACCCGCAACCTCGCGATCGTCGAAGACGATTCGGGTCATGTGGGCATCGGCGAGGTTCCGGGCGGCGAGACGATCCGCCGGACGATCGAGGAAGCAGGCCCTCTTCTAATCAGCCAGACGATCGGCGGTTATAACGGCCTGCTCGACCAGGTGCGCAAGACTTTCGGCGACCGTGACAGCGGCGGCCGCGGACTGCAGACCTTCGATCTGCGCACGACAATCCATGTGGTGACGGCGCTGGAATCGGCGCTGCTCGACCTTCTCGGCCAGCATCTCGGCGTGCCGGTGGCAGCCCTTCTCGGCAACGGCCAGCAGCGCGACCGCGTCGAAATGCTCGGTTACCTCTTCTACGTCGGTGATCGCCAAAAGACGGACCTCCTCTATCGTGATGGCAAAGGCGAGACCGACGCATGGTTGCGGCTGCGCGACGAGGAGGCCATTACGCCGGAAGCGATCGTCCGGCTCGCCGAGGCAACGCAGGAGCGCTACGGTTTTCGCGACTTCAAGCTGAAGGGCGGCGTCTTGCGAGGCGACGAGGAGATCGAGGCGGTGACGGCCATCGCCCGCCGCTTCCCCGAAGCGCGCGTCACCCTCGACCCCAATGGCGCCTGGTCGCTGGAGGAGGCGGTTCGTCTCTGCAAGGGACGCGGCGACGTGCTCGCCTATGCGGAAGACCCCTGCGGCGCAGAGCAGGGCTATTCCGGCCGCGAGATCATGGCGGAGTTTCGCCGCGCCACCGGGTTGCCGACCGCCACCAACATGGTGGCCACCGATTGGCGCCAGCTCTCACACGCGATCCAGCTGCAATCGGTCGACATCCCGCTCGCCGATCCGCATTTCTGGACCATGCAGGGCTCCGTGCGCGTCGCACAGGTCTGCCAGACCTTCGGCATGACCTGGGGTTCGCATTCCAACAACCATTTCGACGTGTCCCTGGCGATGTTCACCCATGTGGCGCGGCAGCGCGCCGGACGCGTGACCGCACTCGACACCCACTGGATCTGGCAGGACGGACAGCGGCTGACCCGCGAGCCGCTGAAGATCGAGGACGGACATATCGCAGTGCCGGATCGGCCGGGGCTCGGCGTGGAGCTGGATATGGAGCGCGTCGAGGAGGCCCACCAACTCTACCTGAAGCACGGGCTCGGCGCGCGCGACGACGCGACCGCGATGCAATATCTCATCAAGGACTGGCGCTTCGACAACAAGCGGCCGTGCCTGGTGCGCTGA
- a CDS encoding tannase/feruloyl esterase family alpha/beta hydrolase — translation MRRGLRRLRHGGGRSDMIRLVVATAFVALMPGLTPAVAADSSPEARCSAAKTLQLAGFDMKVASADHIKDKGPGHCLVSGSFEQRTGADGKAYAIGFSIALPDSWTGRFLVQGGGGLNGVVRPALGDVAAGTQNGLSRGFAVISHDSGHKGEAWDASFRADQIATLNFAGWSVEKVTVLGKALVATYYGKVADRSYFAGCSTGGREAMASAQRFPTLFDGIISGAPAMRTSRSNMSLAAKNVAMNKISPAGADGAPDRTKAFSDGDRDLVLKGILKSCDGLDGIEDGMIANAAACKFDPASLLCPAGKADGCLTKQQVDVVAETFSPTLDASGRPAYVAFPYDTGVMSTADPIPGLMRFDDKRNRQFKNNAMSFDVDDAVQKADIDDPQQRLINADQWTDLSSFAARGSKIIFFHGVSDPWFSSNDTVDFFNRMSTATKTSKRVEDWAKLYLVPGMAHCRGGPAGLDQFDMLTELVDWVEKDEAPRSVEASGKAFPGRTRPLCPYPSYAQYKGDGNIDSAASFDCRNR, via the coding sequence TTGCGGCGCGGCTTGAGGAGGCTGCGTCATGGAGGAGGACGATCGGATATGATCAGGCTGGTTGTAGCCACAGCGTTTGTTGCCCTCATGCCCGGCTTGACGCCGGCCGTCGCCGCGGATTCTTCGCCCGAAGCGAGATGCTCGGCGGCGAAGACCCTTCAACTGGCCGGGTTCGACATGAAGGTCGCGAGCGCCGATCACATCAAGGACAAGGGACCGGGACATTGTCTCGTCAGTGGTTCGTTCGAACAGCGCACCGGCGCGGACGGCAAGGCTTATGCCATCGGGTTTTCCATTGCTTTGCCGGACAGTTGGACAGGAAGGTTTCTGGTGCAAGGCGGCGGAGGCCTGAATGGCGTGGTGCGGCCGGCCCTGGGAGACGTGGCCGCCGGAACGCAAAATGGTCTTTCCCGTGGTTTCGCCGTCATTTCGCATGACAGCGGCCACAAGGGCGAAGCCTGGGACGCCTCCTTCCGGGCGGATCAGATTGCCACGTTGAATTTCGCCGGCTGGTCGGTCGAGAAGGTCACGGTGCTCGGCAAGGCATTGGTCGCCACCTATTACGGCAAGGTCGCTGATCGCTCCTATTTCGCAGGATGCTCAACCGGCGGGCGCGAGGCGATGGCCTCGGCGCAACGATTTCCCACGTTGTTCGACGGCATTATCTCCGGGGCTCCGGCCATGCGAACAAGCCGTTCGAACATGTCGCTCGCTGCCAAGAACGTTGCGATGAACAAGATATCGCCGGCCGGCGCTGACGGCGCTCCGGACCGAACGAAAGCCTTCTCGGACGGTGATCGCGATCTGGTCCTCAAGGGGATACTGAAGTCCTGTGATGGTCTCGATGGCATCGAGGACGGGATGATCGCAAACGCAGCCGCTTGCAAATTCGATCCGGCGAGCCTCCTTTGCCCTGCCGGAAAAGCCGACGGGTGCCTCACGAAGCAGCAGGTGGACGTGGTGGCTGAGACGTTTTCGCCGACACTCGATGCATCAGGTCGGCCCGCCTATGTGGCGTTTCCCTACGATACGGGCGTCATGAGCACGGCAGATCCCATTCCAGGGCTCATGCGGTTCGATGACAAGCGCAACCGGCAGTTCAAGAATAACGCCATGAGTTTCGATGTGGACGATGCCGTTCAGAAGGCCGACATCGACGATCCGCAGCAAAGGCTGATCAACGCCGATCAATGGACGGATCTCAGTTCCTTCGCCGCCCGGGGAAGCAAGATCATTTTCTTCCATGGAGTGAGTGATCCGTGGTTCTCCTCCAACGATACGGTCGATTTCTTCAACCGGATGAGCACGGCGACCAAGACCAGCAAGCGGGTGGAGGACTGGGCCAAGCTCTATCTCGTTCCGGGCATGGCCCATTGCCGTGGCGGCCCCGCCGGTCTCGATCAGTTCGACATGTTGACCGAGTTGGTCGACTGGGTAGAAAAGGATGAAGCTCCGCGGAGTGTCGAAGCTTCGGGCAAGGCTTTCCCCGGTCGGACCCGTCCGCTATGCCCCTACCCGTCCTACGCGCAATACAAGGGGGACGGAAATATCGACAGCGCGGCAAGTTTCGACTGCCGGAACCGCTAA
- a CDS encoding LysR family transcriptional regulator — protein sequence MKYGIEFRHLHYFACVAEELHFSRAADKLGMAQAPLSQQIRQLEDRLGTKLFRRTTRRVKLTPAGEIFLRHAQEILGGIDRAVTHTRSISGDDSGTISVSGVHVALSHVLPPVISDFRKRYPAMTVDVQVLGTAQQLELLQSSKVQVAFIRPTNPTGFLKTEHILQEGFVAVLPREHRLAQKEDLTVKDFAGEPIITYAPTVGASYYHAIMGALRRAGVYPVIVQEVSHTLAIGTLVAAGVGIAIAPSWLAHNPSPYLVYRRLDDIPAEVELLVAWHAEEKSKIVLDFVETTRRIAATKDVRTAIKWPARSIPPAQLETIDGRSE from the coding sequence ATGAAATACGGCATCGAATTTCGTCACCTCCACTATTTCGCCTGCGTCGCCGAAGAGCTGCATTTCAGCCGCGCCGCCGACAAGCTCGGAATGGCGCAGGCGCCGCTCAGCCAACAGATCCGGCAGCTCGAAGATCGCCTCGGCACCAAGCTTTTCCGCCGCACGACGCGCCGCGTGAAGCTGACGCCTGCCGGCGAGATCTTCCTGCGTCACGCCCAGGAAATCCTAGGAGGTATCGACAGGGCGGTCACGCATACCCGTTCCATTTCCGGTGACGATAGCGGAACGATTTCCGTCAGCGGGGTGCATGTGGCGCTATCGCATGTCCTGCCGCCGGTAATTTCGGACTTTCGAAAACGCTATCCGGCGATGACCGTCGACGTGCAGGTGCTCGGCACCGCACAGCAGCTCGAACTGCTCCAGAGCAGTAAAGTGCAGGTGGCCTTCATCCGCCCGACCAACCCGACAGGTTTCTTGAAGACCGAGCATATCTTGCAGGAAGGTTTCGTGGCGGTGCTGCCCAGGGAGCATCGGCTGGCGCAGAAGGAAGACCTGACTGTAAAAGATTTCGCCGGCGAGCCCATCATCACCTATGCCCCGACCGTGGGAGCGAGCTACTACCACGCGATCATGGGCGCACTGCGCCGGGCCGGCGTCTACCCGGTCATCGTGCAGGAGGTCTCGCATACCCTGGCGATCGGCACACTGGTGGCGGCCGGCGTCGGGATTGCGATCGCGCCGTCCTGGCTCGCCCACAATCCAAGCCCATACCTCGTGTACAGGCGGCTCGACGACATCCCCGCCGAAGTCGAACTGCTCGTCGCCTGGCATGCGGAGGAAAAATCGAAGATCGTGCTCGATTTTGTCGAGACGACGCGTCGGATTGCAGCAACGAAGGACGTGAGGACCGCTATCAAGTGGCCAGCCAGGTCCATCCCGCCGGCACAATTGGAAACGATCGACGGACGGTCCGAATAG
- a CDS encoding ABC transporter permease yields the protein MTRFWVLKILRTVLTLWFVVTFVFVVLRTSGDPVVALVGADATPEEVEQFRQLWRLDDPLWIQYFRYVIQMATGQFGISYRDGREVIDIIAERVPWTLILGLFSYIGAILIGVPAGILAAIKRGSTFDNLIMATAVFGFALPNFFLGILMILLFSLSLQWLPSSGTGTVWHLIMPAITLATFTAGTLARFTRSAMLEVLDKLYIRAAAAKGVGYWKRIIFHALPNASIPLVTIIGLNLGELIGGAIVVETVFAWPGVGRLLVTAVSSRDLAVVQGLVLVMAVTMVLANLVVDLLYGLLDPRIRVQN from the coding sequence ATGACGCGTTTCTGGGTGTTAAAAATTTTGCGGACCGTGTTGACGCTTTGGTTCGTGGTGACTTTCGTATTCGTGGTGCTGAGAACGTCCGGGGATCCGGTCGTGGCGCTTGTCGGCGCCGATGCCACCCCTGAGGAAGTCGAACAGTTTCGCCAGCTCTGGCGTCTCGATGACCCGCTCTGGATCCAGTATTTCCGCTACGTCATCCAGATGGCGACCGGCCAGTTCGGCATTTCCTATCGCGACGGCCGCGAGGTCATCGACATCATCGCCGAACGGGTTCCGTGGACGCTGATCCTCGGCCTTTTCTCCTATATCGGGGCCATCCTGATCGGCGTTCCGGCCGGCATCCTCGCCGCCATCAAGCGCGGTTCGACCTTCGACAACCTGATCATGGCGACCGCCGTGTTCGGCTTCGCCCTGCCGAACTTCTTCCTCGGCATCCTGATGATCCTGCTCTTCTCGCTTAGCCTGCAATGGCTGCCGAGTTCCGGCACCGGCACCGTCTGGCACCTGATCATGCCTGCGATCACGCTTGCGACCTTCACGGCCGGCACCCTCGCCCGCTTCACCCGCTCGGCCATGCTGGAAGTGCTGGACAAGCTCTATATCCGGGCCGCGGCCGCCAAGGGCGTTGGTTACTGGAAACGCATCATCTTCCACGCGCTACCGAATGCCAGCATCCCGCTCGTCACCATTATCGGCCTTAATCTCGGTGAACTGATCGGCGGCGCCATCGTCGTCGAGACCGTGTTCGCATGGCCGGGCGTCGGGCGGCTGCTGGTGACGGCCGTGTCCTCGCGTGACCTTGCCGTGGTTCAGGGGCTGGTGCTGGTCATGGCGGTGACGATGGTGCTCGCAAATCTGGTCGTCGACCTGCTCTACGGCCTCCTCGACCCGCGCATCCGCGTGCAGAATTGA
- a CDS encoding ABC transporter permease, whose translation MKRVSPILVFAIVILAITVIVAIIGNVFTTHGVSQQNLLARLKPPAFMTGSNPSFPLGTDRIGRDMVARVIAGLQMSLSVAIAGTIIGAVFGSVVGFISAHFRGWVEEVLMMLVDFQASLPFILITLTLLAFFGNSMTLFIILMGLFGWEKYARLSRGVVLSAINQPYAKAIVALGAGNGRLYLKHVLPNVASALIVQVTLTFPQIILLETSLSFLGLGIQAPQTSLGQILGDGRDYLSTAWWISVWPGLVIFLVTLSMSIVGDWLRDRLDPMLRARTT comes from the coding sequence ATGAAGCGCGTTTCCCCCATTCTCGTTTTCGCCATCGTCATCCTGGCGATCACGGTAATCGTCGCCATCATCGGCAATGTCTTCACGACGCACGGCGTGTCGCAACAGAACCTGCTGGCCCGCCTGAAGCCGCCGGCCTTCATGACAGGCAGCAATCCGAGCTTCCCGCTCGGCACCGATCGCATCGGCCGCGACATGGTCGCAAGAGTGATTGCCGGTCTGCAGATGTCGCTTTCGGTGGCGATTGCCGGCACGATCATCGGCGCCGTCTTCGGCTCCGTTGTCGGCTTCATCTCCGCGCATTTCCGCGGCTGGGTCGAGGAGGTGCTGATGATGCTGGTCGACTTCCAGGCGTCGCTGCCATTCATCCTCATCACCCTGACGCTGCTTGCCTTCTTCGGCAACAGCATGACGCTGTTCATCATCTTGATGGGCCTGTTCGGATGGGAGAAATACGCCCGCCTCTCCCGTGGCGTGGTTCTTTCGGCGATCAACCAGCCTTATGCCAAGGCGATCGTCGCGCTCGGCGCCGGCAACGGCCGGCTCTATCTCAAGCATGTGCTGCCGAACGTGGCGAGTGCCCTGATCGTCCAGGTGACCCTGACGTTCCCGCAGATCATCCTCCTGGAAACCTCGCTCAGCTTCCTGGGCCTCGGCATCCAGGCCCCCCAGACCAGCCTCGGCCAGATCCTCGGCGACGGCCGCGACTACCTCTCGACCGCCTGGTGGATCTCGGTCTGGCCCGGGTTGGTCATTTTTCTCGTCACTCTTTCGATGAGCATCGTCGGCGATTGGCTGCGTGACCGCCTCGATCCGATGCTGCGTGCCCGAACAACCTGA
- a CDS encoding ABC transporter substrate-binding protein encodes MFTRREVGNLILGAGALSMVGSLPKANAADRPSLNIAVDNLWVNMATINGISTTSRRIFPNFYDNLVDRDYIKDENGLIFAPKLATKWEQKGNIWTFTLREGVKFHDGTEMTAEDAVFTLSPERLWGAKPFEPRGKTFTAGFKRVEATGKYTFEIETERPDPNIPSKLTGYIGFVVPKKYYMEVGVDAFGQKPIGTGPYKVTTFRSGEIMVLEAFDDYWGGPPPVKQISWKIVPEFAARMAGLVSKEFDFIVNIPTDQEAALEKYQGVTLKRVLADNYPAFAFNTRPDPVDNPLVDPNLRYAMVQAIDMNAIVQALFNGTTEHPAVPFNFTEYGKFYDPKAPVKLPYDVAAAKALVAKTKYKGEKLIWHITRQYYPNYEAAAEIMVEQWREVGINVEAQILDNFELVYRRPYHLMNMSMSSDFIPGDPYQPLWLDWGPTASRSTATWKTWDPTPEYLAAGKKFDEAIEFEDRRRAYLELSDAWQKVTPGYYMWKSVYNCAHRAGIQFKFKPNGEMRIYGDYFKFV; translated from the coding sequence ATGTTTACAAGACGTGAAGTGGGAAATCTCATCCTCGGAGCGGGGGCACTGTCGATGGTGGGCAGCCTCCCGAAGGCAAATGCCGCCGACCGGCCGTCGCTCAATATCGCGGTCGACAATCTCTGGGTCAATATGGCGACGATCAACGGCATCTCGACCACGTCGCGCCGTATCTTCCCGAATTTCTACGACAACCTCGTCGACCGCGACTACATCAAGGACGAGAACGGCCTGATCTTCGCGCCGAAGCTCGCGACGAAATGGGAGCAGAAGGGCAATATATGGACCTTCACGTTGCGTGAGGGAGTGAAGTTCCACGACGGTACCGAGATGACGGCGGAAGACGCGGTCTTCACGCTGTCCCCCGAACGTCTCTGGGGCGCAAAACCATTCGAGCCGCGCGGCAAGACTTTCACCGCCGGCTTCAAGCGCGTCGAGGCAACCGGGAAATACACGTTCGAGATCGAGACCGAGCGGCCGGACCCGAATATCCCGAGCAAGCTCACCGGCTATATCGGCTTCGTTGTGCCGAAGAAATATTACATGGAAGTCGGCGTCGACGCCTTCGGCCAGAAACCGATCGGCACCGGCCCCTACAAGGTGACGACCTTCCGCTCCGGCGAGATCATGGTCCTGGAAGCCTTCGACGACTATTGGGGCGGCCCGCCGCCGGTCAAGCAGATCTCATGGAAGATCGTTCCGGAATTCGCCGCCCGCATGGCTGGTCTCGTCTCCAAGGAATTCGACTTTATCGTCAACATTCCGACCGACCAGGAAGCAGCGCTCGAGAAATACCAGGGCGTGACGCTGAAGCGCGTTCTGGCCGACAACTATCCGGCCTTCGCCTTCAACACCCGCCCCGATCCGGTCGACAATCCGCTGGTCGATCCGAACCTGCGCTACGCCATGGTCCAGGCGATCGACATGAACGCGATCGTCCAGGCGCTGTTCAACGGCACCACGGAACATCCGGCGGTACCCTTCAACTTCACGGAATACGGCAAGTTCTACGATCCGAAGGCGCCGGTGAAGCTTCCCTACGACGTCGCGGCCGCCAAGGCGCTGGTCGCCAAGACCAAATACAAGGGCGAGAAGCTCATCTGGCACATCACCCGCCAGTATTATCCGAACTACGAGGCGGCAGCCGAGATCATGGTCGAGCAATGGCGCGAGGTCGGCATCAATGTCGAGGCGCAGATCCTCGACAATTTCGAACTCGTCTATCGCCGCCCCTACCATCTGATGAACATGTCGATGAGCTCGGACTTCATCCCCGGCGACCCCTACCAGCCGCTGTGGCTCGATTGGGGCCCGACCGCATCGCGCTCCACCGCCACCTGGAAGACCTGGGATCCGACGCCGGAATATCTGGCCGCCGGCAAGAAGTTCGACGAGGCGATCGAGTTCGAGGACCGCAGACGAGCCTATCTGGAACTTTCGGATGCCTGGCAGAAGGTGACGCCCGGCTACTACATGTGGAAGAGCGTCTACAACTGCGCCCACCGCGCCGGCATCCAGTTCAAGTTCAAGCCGAACGGCGAGATGCGCATCTACGGCGATTACTTCAAGTTCGTATGA